Proteins found in one Brachypodium distachyon strain Bd21 chromosome 5, Brachypodium_distachyon_v3.0, whole genome shotgun sequence genomic segment:
- the LOC100833230 gene encoding helicase-like transcription factor CHR28, whose product MEVIDLSSDSEDSTPLCLDGKENLGSDDPSDGAVKSIVLFNTPFGQNNAAQPITLDDDDWLDSTEASTSYRSPGSVCHTAQAVSARRIYPLISSSVMLHDSPDSNSQKVLTENDDDVVYMSTVPPQSFPTNHLSLSYNGIKEDLTANSNCLGRSAANGTGISSSTMSAHWKLAVNRSQKVETDSDNDDVYAYEGPRSQRIFRPSMPSWNSVNDAELLYDPDTQSHPNLENKLFGGDERAIYHEALKHISQERREEDLPEGVMSISLLKHQKIALSWMLSKENSSHCPGGILADDQGLGKTISTIALIQKERVQQSNFMSSDSNSKQSVSLDLDEDDTVIVLDKKELKGEPSERPAISLELSASRPGTAVNTMVSTVKVEPKKTRLSLPSSASNSKSTTRPSAGTLVVCPASILKQWASEISAKVTESSELSVLVYHGGSRTRDPTELTKYDVVVTTYTIVGQEVPKQDNDDDMEQKNNEIYGICPEFVAGNKRKRPKMTKKKKPNHSNADLDGGGPLARVRWFRVVLDEAQTIKNYRTKSARACCALRAKRRWCLSGTPMQNTIDDLYSYFRFLKYEPYSSYRLFHSMIKNPISKGASQGYKKLQTVLKIVLLRRTKETILDGEPIIKIPTKTIQLKKINFTQEERYFYLALEEGSREKFKKFAAAGTIKQNYANILVLLLRLRQACDHPFLLKEDNQENLTDPGSIEMAKQLPRDTLINLLQKLDARHPICLICEEPADNAVVTTCHHVFCYQCVLERLSEEDVCPLPWCKNKLRAETLFSRPVLRLCISDELESYATTSCSAAADEPSPICERSYISSKIQAAIDVLKSIFNTHALTDSDTIESSSSQIAPKAIVFSQWTGMLDMLGLSLDSNLINFRRLDGSMSLNNRETAVEEFKTDPEVRVMLMSLKAGNLGLNMIAASHVIMLDPWWNPYAEDQAVDRAHRIGQTRPVTVTRFTVKDSVEDRILALQAKKRKMVESAFGDDKSGGNATRLTVEDLGYLFDI is encoded by the exons ATGGAGGTTATTGACTTGTCTTCAGATAGTGAAGATAGCACTCCTTTGTGCTTagatggaaaagaaaatcttggCTCTGATGACCCCAGTGACGGTGCTGTAAAGTCTATTGTTTTGTTCAACACGCCATTTGGCCAGAATAACGCAGCACAGCCAATCActttggatgatgatgattggTTAGATAGCACCGAGGCTTCAACCTCTTATAGGAGCCCTGGAAGTGTTTGTCATACTGCTCAGGCTGTTTCAGCACGCAGGATATATCCTCTCATAAGTTCTTCTGTAATGCTGCATGATTCCCCAGATAGTAACAGCCAGAAGGTTTTGACTGAAAATGATGATG ATGTTGTCTATATGTCTACGGTTCCGCCTCAATCATTTCCAACCAATCATTTAAGTTTAAGTTACAATGGGATCAAGGAGGACCTTACTGCAAACTCTAATTGTCTTGGGAGAAGTGCTGCTAATGGAACTGGGATCTCTTCCTCTACAATGTCAGCACATTGGAAACTAGCTGTTAACCGCAGCCAGAAGGTCGAAACTGATAGCGATAATG ATGATGTCTATGCATATGAAGGCCCACGTTCACAGAGGATTTTTCGTCCATCAATGCCGTCTTGGAATTCAGTTAATGATGCTGAACTTCTTTATGACCCCGACACGCAAAGCCATCCAAACCTAGAAAACAAGctttttggtggtgatgagaGAGCTATATATCATGAAGCCCTAAAG CATATCAGTCAGGAAAGAAGGGAAGAAGATCTGCCTGAAGGTGTTATGTCAATATCACTCCTTAAACACCAG AAAATAGCATTATCTTGGATGCTTTCCAAGGAGAATAGTTCACATTGTCCAGGTGGAATTTTGGCAGATGATCAG GGACTTGGGAAGACAATATCAACCATAGCCCTTATACAAAAGGAGAGGGTCCAGCAGTCTAACTTCATGTCTTCTGATTCCAACAGTAAACAATCTGTGTCATTAGACCTTGATGAGGATGATACAGTGATAGTATTGGACAAGAAAGAACTGAAGGGTGAACCCTCGGAGAGGCCTGCTATCAGTCTTGAGCTCAGCGCTAGTCGGCCAGGGACTGCTGTTAATACAATGGTTAGTACTGTTAAAGTTGAGCCCAAGAAGACTAGACTGAGTCTACCATCCTCTGCATCAAACTCGAAGTCTACTACCAGACCATCTGCAGGAACACTGGTGGTGTGCCCAGCTAGCATTCTTAAGCAGTGGGCTAGTGAGATCTCCGCTAAGGTTACTGAAAGTTCTGAATTATCCGTTTTGGTTTATCATGGAGGTTCAAGGACTAGAGATCCAACTGAGTTGACAAAGTACGATGTTGTCGTCACCACATATACCATTGTAGGCCAGGAAGTGCCCAAACAAgacaatgatgatgatatggagcaaaagaacaatgaaatatatGGGATATGTCCAGAATTTGTTGCTGGTAACAAAAGAAAACGGCCAAAAATgaccaagaaaaagaaacctAACCATTCAAACGCTGACCTTGATGGTGGTGGACCACTTGCCAGGGTACGGTGGTTCAGAGTTGTGCTCGACGAAGCTcaaacaataaaaaattacCGTACTAAATCAGCTAGAGCCTGTTGTGCACTAAGAGCAAAAAGGAGATGGTGCTTATCGGGTACACCCATGCAAAATACAATTGATGATCTGTACAGTTACTTCCGCTTTTTGAAATATGAGCCATATTCTTCATATAGATTGTTTCACTCTATGATAAAGAACCCAATTTCTAAAGGTGCAAGTCAGGGATATAAGAAACTCCAAACTGTCTTGAAGATAGTTCTGCTGCGGCGCACAAAAG AAACAATACTTGACGGAGAACCAATCATAAAAATACCTACAAAGACAATTCAGctgaagaaaataaatttcacaCAAGAGGAGCGATATTTCTATTTGGCTCTTGAAGAAGGTTCTCGGGAAAAGTTCAAG aaatttgctgctgctgggacaataaaacaaaattatgcAAACATTCTTGTATTGCTGCTGCGACTTCGGCAGGCTTGTGATCACCCTTTTCTTCTAAAGGAGGATAATCAAGAAAATTTGACTGACCCAGGTTCTATAGAAATGGCGAAACAGCTTCCTAGGGACACATTGATAAATTTGCTCCAAAAGCTGGATGCACGACATCCAATTTGTTTGATATGTGAG GAACCAGCTGACAATGCTGTTGTAACAACATGCCATCATGTTTTCTGCTATCAATGTGTACTTGAGAGATTAAGTGAAGAGGATGTCTGCCCCTTACCTTGgtgcaaaaataaattaaggGCTGAAACACTTTTCTCACGTCCAGTATTAAGGCTCTGTATCTCTGACGAGTTGGAGTCATATGCAACAACTAGTTGTtctgcagcagcagatgaACCATCCCCAATTTGTGAAAGGAGTTACATCTCCTCAAAGATCCAGGCTGCCATCGACGTACTTAAGTCAATCTTCAACACGCATGCCCTTACTGATAGTGATACTATCGAATCAAGTTCAAGCCAGATAGCTCCTAAGGCAATAGTCTTCTCCCAGTGGACTGGTATGCTGGACATGCTGGGGCTTTCACTAGATAGCAATCTTATAAATTTCAGGAGGCTTGATGGGTCGATGTCTCTCAACAATAGAGAAACAGCAGTGGAAGAGTTTAAAACCGACCCAGAG GTAAGAGTAATGCTGATGTCACTGAAGGCTGGTAATCTTGGTCTAAACATGATAGCTGCTTCCCATGTGATTATGCTTGATCCCTGGTGGAACCCTTATGCTGAGGATCAGGCAGTTGATAGAGCACACAGAATTGGTCAGACCCGTCCTGTAACTGTTACTCGTTTTACCGTTAAAGACTCAGTGGAAGATCGCATTTTAGCTCTGCAG GcgaaaaagagaaagatggTGGAATCTGCTTTTGGTGATGACAAATCTGGTGGCAATGCAACTCGGCTCACCGTAGAAGATCTTGGATATCTTTTCGACATATAG
- the LOC104581435 gene encoding mitochondrial import inner membrane translocase subunit TIM17-2-like produces MELDLDTSRGHPLTLQEVGGILTVVAVGGTVFYFLKGVGRSPKGRRLAGGARAVVANTPRVARWAGWWGAMWAIEIAMDHACGADGPWNAWSPVAARFRAALKGATLAAVAEKTLYGLKACSACWKLMAHAMRNFWAMKFNQLDPIISSFS; encoded by the coding sequence ATGGAGTTGGACTTGGACACGAGCCGCGGCCATCCATTGACGTTACAGGAAGTCGGCGGGATCCTGACCGTCGTGGCCGTCGGAGGCACAGTCTTCTACTTCCTCAAGGGCGTCGGCAGATCCCCCAagggccgccgcctcgcggggGGCGCAAGGGCCGTCGTCGCCAACACGCCCCGCGTGGCTCGCTGGGCGGGCTGGTGGGGCGCCATGTGGGCCATCGAGATCGCCATGGATCACGCCTGCGGCGCCGATGGCCCGTGGAACGCGTGGTCGCCTGTGGCGGCGCGCTTCCGGGCCGCGCTCAAGGGCGCGACGCTCGCCGCTGTCGCGGAGAAAACCCTCTACGGCCTGAAAGCTTGTTCGGCTTGCTGGAAACTCATGGCTCACGCTATGAGAAATTTCTGGGCGATGAAATTTAATCAGTTAGATCCGATTATCTCTTCATTCAGTTAG
- the LOC100833539 gene encoding uncharacterized protein Os04g0629400 has translation MCCYVGKATKIFLCLATALLVAGLVLGFGLARRTWGADRRAAQPACRWPAGCQLPGPSDPAVYGADNPLQATTTTAPPSDPLTEPAVAVFPGAAASSTAVPPASGPYFAPPSPFSVGLGPSSNA, from the coding sequence ATGTGTTGCTACGTGGGCAAGGCCACCAAGATCTTCCTGTGCCTCGCgacggcgctcctcgtggcgggCCTCGTCCTAGGCTTCGGGCTGGCCCGTCGGACGTGGGGAGCAGACCGGAGGGCGGCCCAGCCGGCCTGCcggtggccggccggctgccAGCTGCCGGGCCCGTCGGACCCCGCCGTCTACGGCGCCGACAACCCGCTccaggccaccaccaccaccgcgccgccgtccgacCCGCTGACGGAGCCGGCCGTGGCCGTGTTCCCCGGGGCCGCCGCGTCTTCcaccgccgtgccgccggcaAGCGGGCCGTACTTCGCGCCCCCGAGCCCGTTCTCCGTGGGCCTCGGCCCCTCCTCGAATGCATga
- the LOC100833847 gene encoding thioredoxin-like protein CXXS1: MDVEIQQPREVGGSKVVKVDKDEAWELFTDQASKEGRAVVAHFGASWCVTSLSMNYKFEELAQTHPEILFLFVDVDDVQGVSSKLGVKAMPTFFLIKGKEVVKKIVGANPDEVRKMVDSSAESQATPPDIVIQ, encoded by the exons ATGGACGTGGAGATCCAGCAGCCGCGGGAGGTGGGCGGCTCCAAGGTCGTCAAGGTGGACAAGGACGAGGCTTGGGAGCTCTTCACCGACCAGGCCAGCAAAGAAGGCCGCGCC GTCGTTGCTCACTTCGGGGCATCCTGGTGCGTGACGTCCCTGTCCATGAACTACAAGTTCGAGGAGCTCGCCCAGACCCACCCCGAGATACTGTTCCTCTTTGTGGATGTCGACGATGTGCAG GGCGTTTCTTCCAAGCTTGGAGTGAAGGCCATGCCGACGTTCTTCCTGATCAAGGGCAAGGAGGTGGTGAAGAAGATCGTCGGCGCCAACCCAGACGAGGTGAGGAAGATGGTGGACTCCTCTGCCGAGTCACAGGCAACTCCTCCTGATATAGTGATCCAGTAA
- the LOC100834158 gene encoding kinesin-like protein KIN-14H, producing MASSLTPRSPYPKENLGNVRRGMGFKVAPRRNVLSAINNDGVNGEPAMAPSEGGSVGEVPTAPAVEFSGREDVERLLNEKMKGKSKNDYKGRTEQMSEYIKRLRACIRWYVELEDGYLAEQEKLRGSIDAENTRHAEFEMQLSSAIEELNATNSDMIRRCASLEESLDKEMADKLIAVESYEKERHERESAEASRDVLTVDLERVTHEAKRFSEQLKMVQDTNKRLLEYNTSLQQYNSNLQADTTKNGEIISKLQKEKSAMMEAMTNLKETNNSMKNQLDSSMTSQKEAIRVKEDLRKEVECLRTELQQVRDDRDQSVAQLNSLSAELAIYSEQAGKSSKECEVLRVKVLAFEETCNSQQEQIQTLQKQLAVATEKLKHADVTAIEAMTGYEAQKEKIKDLEERLAYAEFKIIEADKLRKKLHNTILELKGNIRVFCRVRPLLSDGDSNSQDEAMISYPTSVENAGRGIDLMNQGQKVSFSYDKVFNHGASQEDVFVEMSQLVQSALDGYKVCIFAYGQTGSGKTYTMMGKPGRDQKGIIPRSLEQIFKTSQSLESQGWKYCMQASMLEIYNETIRDLLAPGRSNNVEMSASKQYTIKHDAHGNTTVSELTIADVFSTADVTSLLEKASHSRSVGKTQMNEQSSRSHFVFTLKIFGSNESTGQQVQGVLNLIDLAGSERLAKSGSTGDRLKETQAINKSLSALSDVIFAIAKNDDHVPFRNSKLTYLLQPCLGGDSKTLMFVNISPEASSVGETICSLRFASRVNACEIGVPRRHTQARSFDSRLSYG from the exons ATGGCGTCTTCCCTCACGCCGCGCAGCCCTTACCCG aAGGAGAACTTGGGGAACGTGCGGCGGGGGATGGGGTTCAAGGTGGCGCCGCGCCGCAACGTGCTGTCGGCAATCAACAACGACGGGGTGAACGGCGAGCCGGCAATGGCGCCGTCGGAAGGTGGCAGCGTCGGGGAGGTGCCGACCGCGCCTGCGGTTGAGTTCAGCGGCAGGGAGGATGTGGAGCGGCTTCTTAATGAAAAGATGAAGGGGAAGTCCAAGAACGACTACAAG GGGAGAACGGAGCAGATGAGTGAGTACATCAAGAGGCTGAGAGCCTGCATCCGGTGGTACGTGGAGCTGGAGGACGGCTACTTGGCCGAGCAGGAGAAGCTAAGGGggtcgattgatgcagagaaTACAAGGCATGCAGAGTTCG AAATGCAGCTCAGTTCTGCGATTGAAGAGCTGAATGCTACAAACTCAGACATGATAAGACGGTGTGCCTCGCTGGAGGAGAGCTTGGACAAAGAGATGGCCGACAAGTTG ATTGCTGTAGAGTCTTATGAGAAGGAAAGACATGAAAGGGAATCAGCTGAGGCTTCACGGGATGTACTGACGGTTGACCTCGAAAGAGTCACTCATGAGGCTAAACGGTTTAGTGAGCAG TTAAAAATGGTCCAAGACACGAACAAAAGGCTTCTAGAATACAACACTAGCTTGCAGCAATACAACAGCAATCTTCAAGCTGATACCACAAAGAATGGCGAGATTATTTCAAAACTGCAAAAAGAGAAGAGTGCAATGATGGAAGCCATGACTAATCTAAAAGAAACTAACAACTCAATGAAGAACCAGTTGGATTCTTCAATG ACTTCTCAGAAAGAAGCAATTAGAGTGAAAGAGGATCTTAGAAAAGAAGTTGAGTGTCTCAGGACTGAGTTGCAGCAAGTTAGAGATGACCGTGATCAATCAGTTGCTCAACTAAATAGCTTGAGTGCAGAACTTGCTATTTACAGCGAACAGGCTGGAAAGTCTTCAAAAGAATGTGAAGTTTTGCGCGTTAAAGTGCTAGCCTTTGAG GAAACATGCAATTCACAGCAAGAACAGATTCAGACATTGCAGAAGCAGCTTGCAGTTGCAACTGAGAAGCTGAAG CATGCTGATGTGACTGCAATTGAGGCGATGACAGGATATGAAGCACAGaaggagaaaataaaagatCTTGAAGAGCGTTTGGCGTATGCAGAGTTCAAAATTATTGAAGCCGACAAGCTACGAAAGAAACTTCACAATACCATTCTG GAACTAAAAGGGAATATCAGAGTATTTTGTAGGGTTCGGCCACTTCTGTCTGATGGTGATTCTAATAGTCAGGACGAAGCCATGATTTCGTATCCAACATCAGTGGAAAATGCTGGACGTGGTATTGATTTAATGAACCAAG GTCAGAAAGTTTCTTTCTCATATGACAAGGTTTTCAATCATGGTGCTTCGCAAGAAGACGTGTTTGTGGAAATGTCACAGCTAGTTCAAAGTGCACTTGATGGATataag GTATGCATATTTGCATATGGGCAAACTGGGTCTGGTAAAACTTATACAATGATGGGTAAACCAGGCCGTGATCAGAAAGGCATTATACCTCGTTCTTTGGAGCAAATTTTCAAGACTAGCCAATCTCTAGAATCTCAAGGATGGAAATATTGTATGCAG GCATCAATGTTAGAAATATATAATGAGACAATCCGTGACTTGTTAGCACCAGGCCGCTCCAACAATGTGGAGATGTCTGCAAGCAAACAATATACAATAAAGCACGATGCACATGGAAACACAACAGTCTCCGAACTTACAATTGCTGATGTTTTCAGTACTGCTGATGTGACGTCTCTTCTAGAGAAAGCATCCCATAGCAG GTCTGTCGGTAAGACCCAAATGAATGAGCAATCTTCTCGGAGCCATTTTGTGTTCACTCTAAAGATATTTGGATCAAATGAG AGTACCGGCCAACAAGTACAAGGTGTCCTTAACTTGATTGATTTAGCTGGGAGTGAGCGTCTTGCTAAAAGTGGTTCAACGGGTGATCGCTTGAAAGAAACTCAG GCAATCAATAAAAGCCTGTCAGCCCTTAGCGATGTCATCTTTGCAATCGCGAAAAACGATGACCATGTGCCCTTCAGGAACTCGAAACTTACATACCTCTTGCAG CCTTGCCTCGGCGGAGACTCGAAGACGCTCATGTTCGTCAACATCTCGCCAGAGGCATCGTCAGTGGGGGAGACGATCTGTTCTCTGCGGTTTGCCTCGAGGGTGAACGCCTGCGAGATCGGGGTACCAAGACGGCACACACAGGCCCGATCCTTTGATTCCAGGCTGAGCTACGGGTGA